One genomic window of Medicago truncatula cultivar Jemalong A17 chromosome 1, MtrunA17r5.0-ANR, whole genome shotgun sequence includes the following:
- the LOC120577940 gene encoding uncharacterized protein: MAKLQRFKLFATQCGVEKSPTLSPRTSPLIQLPRPKTTLRTLLGLSLTRPQRRQGHVSVLEKKDKDSMRRSSLKDLFVSSPSREEDEEGHASSPMLGNMGLFRSDDTGLNNPVWTAFRCRSLLKRKAWRPMLLTITET; encoded by the coding sequence ATGGCGAAGTTGCAGAGATTCAAGCTCTTCGCGACACAATGCGGTGTTGAAAAGAGCCCTACGTTAAGCCCAAGAACAAGCCCGCTGATTCAGCTTCCAAGGCCCAAAACAACACTCCGTACTCTACTTGGGCTAAGCCTGACGCGACCGCAACGAAGGCAGGGACACGTGTCGGTGTTGGAGAAGAAGGATAAAGATTCGATGCGGAGAAGCTCATTGAAGGATCTGTTTGTGTCCTCGCCATCGagagaggaagatgaagaaggaCATGCTAGTTCTCCGATGTTGGGAAACATGGGTCTTTTTCGGTCTGATGATACCGGTTTAAATAACCCGGTTTGGACCGCTTTTCGTTGTAGGTCTTTGCTGAAAAGGAAAGCTTGGCGCCCTATGCTGCTTACTATTACTGAAACATGA
- the LOC11421876 gene encoding LEAF RUST 10 DISEASE-RESISTANCEUS RECEPTOR-LIKE PROTEIN KINASE-like 1.1, whose product MALVYVLHFRFLLFSHLTVLLLLVLTRKGNGHSGDCPDSFGCGNLGFFKYPFTTVEFPSCGALAIQGCDNLNKTAMKYVQLTKRGKLFQVKKIDNHWSIGNTISIIDPNITKLLEKNACEAFSYVNITLPPPTPFGTFFMKNYITAFKCNHTRKLGIHPPSNFFINSSCHPYDFYFGDSIFDDESNHSFVSCSSLHLPVNELGFALSGNPFPFLTNEITFQFQSSYDCQQCHNHYHDKKNHCHVDSNGQIYCVARKGRSPARKLGLVLGVGVGPWIIVGLFLALRHYKRKSGPAQTQSQPSNNTYVDPYLNREVESTKLFFGVPVFSYEELQQATNNFDRRRKLGVGGFGSVYHGKLKDGREVAVKHLFEQNYRRVEQFVNEIEVLARLRHRNLVSLYGCTSRHSRELLLVYEYVPNGTVASHLHGDLARAGLLTWLIRMQIAIETASALAYLHASDIIHRDVKTTNILLDINFSVKLADFGLSRLFPSDVSHVSTAPQGSPGYLDPEYFQLYKLSEKSDVYSFGVVLIELISSMTVIDSAREREEVNLANLAAKKIRNGAVGELVDPSLGFESDSEVNRMVTSVAELAFQCVLGDMELRPSMDEVLQELKKIDGGNFEFDHLEKVHDSVGSSRYEEVHSPIVGTSIYRKQEVSTSPKSLTEKWESESITPNGESITESRDGEVAEIQALRDTMRC is encoded by the exons ATGGCTTTAGTTTATGTTTTACATTTTAGGTTCCTTTTGTTCTCTCATTTGACTGTGTTACTGCTACTTGTCTTAACTAGGAAAGGAAATGGACACAGTGGTGATTGTCCAGACTCATTTGGTTGTGGAAATCTTGGGTTTTTTAAATACCCTTTTACAACAGTTGAATTCCCAAGCTGTGGTGCATTGGCAATTCAAGGTTGTGATAATCTCAACAAAACTGCTATGAAGTATGTCCAGTTAACCAAAAGAGGAAAACTCTTCCAAGTTAAAAAGATTGATAATCACTGGTCCATTGGCAACACTATTTCCATTATTGACCCCAATATCACCaagcttttggagaaaaatgcTTGTGAGGCATTCAGCTATGTTAATATTACCCTCCCTCCTCCCACTCCTTTTGGaactttttttatgaaaaactacATAACAGCTTTCAAATGCAACCATACCCGAAAATTAGGCATTCACCCTCCAAGTAATTTCTTCATAAATAGTTCTTGTCATCCCTATGATTTTTACTTTGGCGATTCAATATTTGATGATGAGTCCAACCACTCTTTCGTGTCCTGTTCGTCATTGCATCTTCCTGTCAATGAATTAGGCTTTGCACTTTCCGGTAACCCATTTCCCTTTTTAACTAATGAAATTACCTTTCAGTTCCAATCTTCATATGACTGTCAACAGTGTCATAACCATTaccatgataaaaaaaatcattgtcatGTTGACAGCAACGGACAAATTTATTGCGTCGCAAG GAAGGGTAGAAGTCCAGCTCGGAAGCTAGGATTGGTTTTAG GAGTCGGTGTTGGACCATGGATCATAGTTGGATTATTCCTCGCGCTACGGCACTACAAACGAAAATCTGGCCCTGCACAGACCCAATCCCAACCAAGCAACAACACTTATGTTGATCCTTATTTGAATCGTGAAGTGGAGTCAACCAAGCTCTTCTTTGGTGTACCTGTCTTCTCCTATGAAGAACTTCAACAAGCAACAAATAATTTTGACCGCAGGAGAAAGCTAGGAGTTGGAGGTTTTGGCAGTGTTTACCATG ggAAGCTCAAAGATGGAAGGGAGGTTGCTGTGAAACACTTATTTGAGCAAAATTACAGGAGAGTAGAACAGTTTGTGAATGAAATTGAAGTACTCGCTCGCTTGCGCCATAGGAATCTAGTGTCCCTCTATGGCTGCACTTCACGTCACAGCCGTGAGCTACTACTTGTATATGAATATGTTCCAAATGGAACTGTGGCTAGCCATCTCCATGGTGATTTAGCTAGAGCCGGTTTGCTGACATGGCTTATTCGAATGCAAATCGCAATAGAAACCGCTTCTGCATTGGCTTATCTACATGCTTCCGACATCATTCACCGTGATGTCAAAACCACCAACATTCTACTTGACATTAATTTTTCTGTTAAGTTAGCAGATTTTGGACTATCAAGGTTGTTCCCTAGCGATGTCAGCCATGTTTCCACAGCTCCACAAGGAAGTCCGGGTTACCTTGACCCTGAATACTTCCAACTCTACAAGCTATCGGAGAAGAGTGATGTGTATAGCTTTGGCGTTGTGCTCATCGAGCTAATATCATCTATGACAGTAATTGATTCTGCCAGAGAAAGAGAGGAAGTTAACTTGGCAAATCTAGCAGCTAAGAAGATCCGAAATGGTGCAGTCGGGGAATTGGTTGACCCATCACTTGGTTTTGAATCAGACAGTGAAGTTAACAGGATGGTAACTTCAGTGGCAGAATTGGCTTTTCAATGTGTGCTAGGAGACATGGAATTAAGACCTTCCATGGATGAAGTTCTGCAAGAACTCAAGAAAATTGATGGTGGGAATTTTGAGTTTGATCATCTAGAGAAAGTACATGACAGTGTTGGCTCCTCGCGGTACGAAGAAGTACATTCACCGATAGTTGGAACTTCTATCTATAGGAAGCAAGAAGTATCAACTTCACCAAAGTCATTGACAGAGAAATGGGAAAGTGAATCTATTACGCCCAAT GGTGAGAGCATAACAGAGTCTAGGGATGGCGAAGTTGCAGAGATTCAAGCTCTTCGCGACACAATGCGGTGTTGA